Proteins encoded by one window of Aliivibrio wodanis:
- a CDS encoding elongation factor Tu, whose product MSKEKFERTKPHVNVGTIGHVDHGKTTLTAAICTTLAKVYGGVAKDFASIDNAPEERERGITISTSHVEYDTPERHYAHVDCPGHADYVKNMITGAAQMDGGILVVAATDGPMPQTREHILLGRQVGIPYIIVFMNKCDMVDDEELLELVEMEVRELLSEYDYPGDDLPVIQGSALGALQGEKQWEDKIVELAEALDSYIPLPERAVDMPFLLPIEDVFSIQGRGTVVTGRIERGILRVGDEVEIIGIKETTVSTCTGVEMFRKLLDEGRAGENVGALLRGTKRDDVERGQVLAAKGSINPHTKFESEVYVLSKDEGGRHTPFFKGYRPQFYFRTTDVTGDITLPEGVEMVMPGDNVQMTVELIAPIAMDEGLRFAIREGGRTVGAGVVAKIFA is encoded by the coding sequence ATGTCTAAAGAAAAATTTGAACGTACGAAACCGCACGTAAACGTTGGTACTATCGGCCACGTCGACCACGGTAAAACAACTCTAACTGCTGCTATCTGTACTACACTTGCAAAAGTGTACGGTGGTGTTGCTAAAGATTTCGCATCAATCGATAACGCTCCAGAAGAGCGCGAGCGTGGTATCACAATCTCAACTTCTCACGTTGAGTACGATACACCTGAGCGTCACTATGCACACGTTGACTGTCCTGGACACGCCGATTATGTTAAAAACATGATCACTGGTGCTGCTCAAATGGATGGTGGTATCCTAGTTGTTGCTGCAACTGATGGTCCAATGCCACAAACACGTGAGCACATCCTACTTGGTCGTCAAGTTGGTATCCCTTACATCATCGTATTCATGAACAAATGTGACATGGTTGATGATGAAGAGCTTCTAGAGCTAGTAGAAATGGAAGTTCGTGAACTTCTTTCTGAATACGATTACCCAGGTGATGATTTACCAGTAATCCAAGGTTCAGCTCTTGGTGCTCTACAAGGCGAAAAACAATGGGAAGATAAAATCGTTGAGCTTGCAGAAGCACTAGATTCTTACATTCCTCTTCCAGAGCGTGCTGTAGACATGCCTTTCCTACTTCCTATTGAAGATGTATTCTCAATTCAAGGTCGTGGTACTGTTGTTACTGGTCGTATCGAACGTGGTATCCTACGTGTAGGTGACGAAGTAGAAATCATTGGTATCAAAGAAACTACAGTTTCTACATGTACTGGTGTTGAAATGTTCCGTAAACTGCTTGACGAAGGTCGTGCTGGTGAGAACGTTGGTGCACTTCTACGTGGTACTAAGCGTGATGACGTTGAACGTGGCCAAGTACTTGCTGCTAAAGGTTCAATCAACCCACACACTAAATTTGAGTCAGAAGTATACGTTCTTTCTAAAGATGAAGGCGGCCGTCATACTCCTTTCTTCAAAGGCTACCGTCCACAGTTTTACTTCCGTACAACGGATGTAACTGGCGATATCACACTTCCTGAAGGTGTTGAAATGGTAATGCCTGGTGACAACGTTCAAATGACGGTTGAGCTAATCGCTCCAATCGCTATGGACGAAGGTCTACGCTTCGCAATCCGTGAAGGTGGCCGTACAGTTGGTGCTGGTGTTGTTGCTAAAATCTTCGCTTAA
- the rplJ gene encoding 50S ribosomal subunit protein L10: MALNLQDKKAIVAEVNEAASGALSAVVADSRGVTVGAMTSLRKQAREAGVYMRVVRNTLARRAVEGTEYECLQDTFTGPSLLAFSNEHPGAAARLFKDFAKENKDFEIKAAAFEGAVTDADVLATLPTYDEAIARLMMCMKEASAGKLVRTIAAVRDQKEEVAA; the protein is encoded by the coding sequence ATGGCTTTAAATCTTCAAGACAAAAAAGCAATTGTTGCTGAAGTCAACGAAGCAGCCAGTGGTGCACTTTCTGCAGTTGTAGCTGATTCTCGTGGCGTTACTGTTGGCGCGATGACTTCTCTACGTAAACAAGCGCGTGAAGCGGGTGTTTACATGAGAGTTGTTCGTAACACTTTAGCACGTCGTGCAGTAGAAGGTACTGAGTATGAGTGTCTACAAGACACCTTTACTGGTCCGTCTCTACTTGCATTCTCTAACGAGCACCCAGGTGCTGCAGCACGTCTTTTTAAAGACTTTGCTAAAGAGAATAAAGACTTCGAGATCAAAGCTGCTGCATTTGAAGGCGCAGTTACTGATGCTGATGTACTAGCGACACTACCAACTTACGACGAAGCTATCGCACGCTTAATGATGTGCATGAAAGAAGCTTCTGCTGGTAAATTGGTACGTACTATCGCTGCTGTTCGTGATCAAAAAGAAGAAGTTGCGGCATAA
- the coaA gene encoding pantothenate kinase (unknown EC_number=2.7.1.33) gives MSSYLTFSRDHWAELRNSTPLTLTEQELTHLRGINENINIIEVEEIYLPLIRLLQLNIEKHREKNAVLEHFLLNDAINSPFIIGIAGSVAVGKSTTARIIQTLLNQLVPDLKTDLITTDGFLYPNKLLNHKGIMHRKGFPESYDMQSLVSFIADVKSGHDAVEAPIYSHLTYDITTEKKVISKPDILIIEGLNVLQNSYDYPNKQHNRFVSDFLDFSIYVDASKKQLKEWYVARFLKLRTSAFKQKGAYFSHYTELSTAESIVKANHIWDTINGLNLEENILPTRNRANLILSKTENHSINKVSIRK, from the coding sequence GTGAGCTCTTATTTAACGTTTTCCCGTGATCATTGGGCCGAGTTGCGTAACTCAACACCTCTAACCTTGACAGAACAAGAACTCACACACCTTCGTGGAATTAATGAAAATATAAATATCATCGAAGTTGAAGAAATTTATCTTCCTTTAATCCGTTTACTTCAGCTAAATATTGAAAAACATAGAGAGAAAAATGCTGTTTTAGAGCATTTTTTATTAAATGATGCTATCAATTCCCCATTTATTATTGGTATTGCAGGTAGCGTCGCTGTAGGGAAAAGTACTACCGCCCGAATTATTCAGACTCTTTTAAATCAATTAGTCCCTGATTTAAAAACAGACTTAATCACAACAGACGGTTTTTTATATCCAAATAAACTTCTTAATCATAAAGGGATCATGCATAGAAAAGGGTTCCCTGAATCATACGATATGCAATCATTAGTTTCTTTTATTGCCGATGTCAAAAGCGGTCATGATGCGGTAGAAGCGCCAATATATTCACATTTAACCTATGATATAACGACTGAGAAAAAAGTTATCTCTAAACCTGATATTTTAATAATTGAAGGGCTAAATGTATTACAAAATAGCTATGATTATCCAAATAAACAGCATAATCGCTTTGTCTCAGATTTCTTAGATTTTTCAATCTATGTTGATGCATCTAAAAAACAACTCAAAGAATGGTACGTTGCTCGTTTTTTAAAATTAAGAACTAGTGCTTTTAAGCAAAAAGGGGCTTATTTTTCACACTACACAGAACTATCTACAGCAGAATCAATTGTAAAAGCTAATCACATTTGGGATACGATTAATGGCTTAAACCTAGAAGAGAATATTTTGCCTACGAGAAATAGAGCTAATTTAATCTTATCAAAAACAGAAAATCACTCAATAAATAAAGTATCAATCAGAAAGTAA
- the rpoB gene encoding DNA-directed RNA polymerase, beta-subunit: MVYSYTEKKRIRKDFGKRPQVLDIPYLLSIQLDSFTKFIEQDPEGQYGLEAAFRSVFPIQSYNGNSKLEYVSYNLREPEFDVKECQIRGVTYSAPLRVKLRLVVYDKDAPAGTVKDIKEQEVYMGEIPLMTDNGTFVINGTERVIVSQLHRSPGVFFDSDKGKTHSSGKVLYNARVIPYRGSWLDFEFDPKDNLFVRIDRRRKLPATIILRALRKTTEEILDLFFDKVVFEVKDQTLMMELLPERLRGETATFDIESNGKVYVEAGRRITARHIRQLTKDEVNYIEVPVDYIVGKVASHDYVNEDTGEIIIAANQEFSLEDLANLSQAGHKKIEVLFTNDLDHGAYISDTLRADSTVDRLSALVEIYRMMRPGEPPTKEAAESLFESLFFSEDRYDLSTVGRMKFNSSIGRDNDEGNGILDEKDIIEVMRKLIDIRNGKGEVDDIDHLGNRRIRSVGEMAENQFRVGLVRVERAVRERLSLGDLDAIMPQDLINAKPISAAVKEFFGSSQLSQFMDQNNPLSEVTHKRRISALGPGGLTRERAGFEVRDVHATHYGRLCPIETPEGPNIGLINSLSAYARCNEYGFLETPYRRVVDNVVTEDVDYLSAIEEGTFVIAQANAVLTEEGTFADELIIARQKGESGLHPREHIQYMDVATNQVVSVAASLIPFLEHDDANRALMGANMQRQAVPTLRADKPLVGTGIERSVAVDSGVTAVAKRGGMVQSVDASRIVIKVNEEELVPGEAGIDIYNLTKYTRSNQNTCINQRPTVLPGEPVTRGDVLADGPSTDLGELALGQNMRIAFMPWNGYNFEDSILVSERVVQEDRFTTIHIQELSCVARDTKLGSEEITADIPNVGEAALSKLDESGIVYIGAEVKGGDILVGKVTPKGETQLTPEEKLLRAIFGEKASDVKDSSLRVPNSVSGTIIDVQVFTRDGVEKDKRALEIEQMQLKEAKKDITEEFQILEGGLLARVRTLLLAAGTSEIKLDAMDRKQWLEITLDDESQQNQLEQLAEQYDELKAEFDKKFETKRRKITQGDDLAPGVLKIVKVYLAVKRRIQPGDKMAGRHGNKGVISKINPVEDMPYDEKGQPVDIVLNPLGVPSRMNIGQILEVHMGLAAKGVGDKLNQMLKEQQELHKFRNFLQKVYDLGETRQEVDIAALSDDEVRTLIKNLRGGLPIATPIFDGAPEASIKELLKLVDLPESGQLKLFDGRTGDEFERPVTVGYMYMLKLNHLVDDKMHARSTGSYSLVTQQPLGGKAQFGGQRFGEMEVWALEAYGAAYTLQEMLTVKSDDVNGRTKMYKNIVDGDHRMEPGMPESFNVLLKEIRSLGINIELEDEE, translated from the coding sequence ATGGTTTACTCTTATACAGAGAAAAAGCGCATCCGTAAGGATTTTGGTAAGCGTCCACAAGTGTTGGACATACCATACTTGCTATCGATCCAGCTTGATTCTTTTACTAAGTTTATCGAGCAAGATCCTGAAGGGCAATACGGTCTTGAGGCTGCTTTCCGTTCTGTTTTTCCAATTCAGAGCTATAACGGCAACTCTAAGCTAGAATACGTTAGCTACAATCTCCGTGAGCCAGAATTTGACGTTAAAGAATGTCAAATCCGCGGTGTTACATATTCTGCACCTCTACGTGTTAAACTGCGTTTAGTTGTGTACGATAAAGATGCACCTGCAGGCACGGTAAAAGACATTAAAGAACAAGAAGTCTACATGGGCGAAATTCCGCTTATGACAGACAATGGTACTTTTGTAATCAATGGTACTGAAAGGGTTATCGTATCCCAGCTGCACCGCAGCCCAGGTGTCTTCTTCGACAGCGATAAGGGTAAAACCCATTCATCTGGTAAAGTTCTTTATAACGCACGTGTAATTCCTTACCGTGGTTCATGGTTAGACTTCGAATTTGATCCTAAGGATAACTTATTCGTACGTATCGACCGCCGTCGTAAATTACCAGCAACGATCATCTTACGTGCACTTCGCAAGACAACAGAAGAAATCTTAGATTTATTCTTCGACAAAGTTGTATTTGAAGTGAAAGATCAAACGCTAATGATGGAATTACTTCCTGAGCGTTTACGTGGTGAGACTGCAACATTCGATATCGAATCGAACGGCAAGGTTTATGTTGAAGCCGGTCGTCGTATTACTGCACGTCATATCCGTCAATTGACGAAAGACGAAGTAAACTATATCGAAGTACCAGTGGATTATATCGTAGGTAAAGTGGCTTCTCACGATTATGTGAATGAAGACACAGGCGAGATCATTATCGCAGCTAACCAAGAGTTTAGCTTAGAAGATCTTGCTAATTTATCTCAAGCTGGCCATAAGAAGATCGAAGTGTTATTTACGAATGACCTTGATCATGGTGCATACATTTCAGACACATTACGTGCTGATTCAACTGTTGACCGTCTATCGGCTCTAGTTGAAATTTACCGAATGATGCGCCCAGGCGAGCCACCAACAAAAGAAGCTGCTGAATCATTATTTGAAAGCCTATTCTTCTCTGAAGATCGCTATGACTTATCGACTGTTGGTCGTATGAAGTTTAATAGCTCAATTGGCCGTGATAATGATGAAGGTAATGGTATTCTTGATGAGAAAGACATCATCGAGGTTATGCGCAAGCTGATCGATATTCGTAACGGTAAAGGCGAGGTTGATGATATCGATCACCTTGGTAACCGTCGTATTCGTTCTGTTGGCGAAATGGCAGAAAACCAATTCCGTGTTGGTCTAGTTCGTGTAGAACGTGCTGTTCGTGAGCGTTTAAGTCTTGGTGATCTTGATGCTATTATGCCTCAAGACCTTATCAATGCTAAGCCGATTTCAGCTGCAGTTAAAGAATTCTTTGGTTCTTCACAGCTATCTCAGTTTATGGATCAGAATAACCCATTGTCAGAAGTTACGCACAAACGTCGTATTTCTGCTTTAGGTCCTGGTGGTCTGACTCGTGAGCGTGCTGGTTTCGAAGTTCGTGATGTACACGCGACTCACTACGGTCGCCTATGTCCAATCGAAACACCTGAAGGTCCAAACATCGGTCTAATTAACTCATTATCAGCTTACGCTCGATGTAATGAATATGGTTTCTTAGAAACTCCATATCGTCGTGTTGTTGATAATGTTGTGACTGAAGATGTAGATTACCTATCTGCGATTGAAGAAGGTACTTTTGTTATTGCACAGGCGAATGCCGTGTTAACAGAAGAAGGTACTTTCGCTGATGAACTAATCATCGCTCGTCAGAAAGGTGAATCTGGCCTACACCCACGTGAACACATTCAATATATGGATGTCGCGACAAACCAAGTTGTATCTGTAGCTGCATCGCTTATCCCGTTCCTAGAACACGATGATGCGAACCGTGCCTTGATGGGCGCGAACATGCAACGTCAAGCTGTACCTACACTAAGAGCTGATAAGCCTTTAGTTGGTACTGGTATTGAACGTAGTGTAGCAGTCGATTCAGGTGTAACTGCAGTTGCGAAACGTGGCGGTATGGTTCAGTCTGTAGATGCTTCTCGTATCGTTATTAAAGTGAACGAAGAAGAATTGGTACCTGGCGAAGCTGGTATCGATATCTACAACTTAACAAAATACACTCGTTCTAACCAAAATACGTGTATCAACCAACGTCCTACAGTACTTCCTGGTGAACCTGTAACTCGTGGTGATGTACTTGCTGATGGTCCTTCAACGGATCTTGGTGAGCTTGCACTTGGTCAGAACATGCGTATCGCGTTCATGCCTTGGAATGGTTATAACTTCGAGGATTCAATCCTTGTATCTGAGCGTGTAGTTCAGGAAGACCGTTTCACGACAATCCATATTCAAGAACTATCTTGTGTGGCTCGTGATACTAAACTTGGTTCAGAAGAGATCACTGCAGATATCCCTAATGTAGGTGAAGCTGCACTGTCTAAACTCGATGAATCAGGTATTGTTTACATTGGTGCTGAAGTTAAGGGTGGTGACATCCTAGTTGGTAAAGTAACACCTAAAGGTGAAACTCAACTGACTCCTGAAGAGAAGCTACTACGAGCTATCTTCGGTGAAAAAGCATCTGATGTTAAAGATTCTTCTCTACGTGTACCAAACTCTGTTTCAGGTACTATCATTGATGTACAAGTATTTACTCGTGATGGTGTTGAAAAAGATAAACGTGCTCTAGAAATCGAACAAATGCAGCTTAAAGAAGCTAAGAAAGACATTACTGAAGAATTCCAGATTCTTGAAGGTGGCTTATTAGCACGTGTTCGCACACTTCTACTTGCAGCAGGTACTTCTGAAATTAAGCTTGATGCGATGGATCGTAAGCAGTGGTTAGAAATCACGCTTGACGACGAATCTCAACAGAATCAACTTGAACAGCTTGCTGAGCAATATGATGAGCTTAAAGCAGAGTTCGATAAGAAATTCGAAACTAAACGTCGTAAGATCACTCAAGGTGATGATCTTGCACCTGGCGTACTGAAAATCGTTAAAGTTTACCTAGCGGTAAAACGTCGAATTCAGCCTGGTGATAAGATGGCGGGTCGTCATGGTAACAAGGGTGTAATCTCTAAGATCAACCCTGTTGAAGACATGCCTTATGATGAAAAAGGTCAGCCAGTAGATATCGTATTGAATCCTCTGGGTGTACCTTCTCGTATGAACATCGGTCAAATTCTTGAAGTTCATATGGGTCTTGCTGCGAAAGGCGTTGGTGACAAACTTAACCAAATGCTTAAAGAGCAACAAGAACTGCATAAGTTCCGTAACTTCTTACAAAAAGTATACGATCTTGGTGAAACTCGCCAAGAAGTAGACATCGCTGCATTGTCAGATGACGAAGTTCGTACATTAATTAAGAACTTACGTGGTGGTTTACCAATCGCAACACCAATCTTTGATGGTGCTCCAGAAGCCTCAATTAAAGAACTATTAAAACTAGTAGATTTACCAGAATCTGGTCAATTGAAATTGTTTGATGGTCGTACTGGTGATGAGTTTGAGCGTCCTGTAACTGTTGGTTACATGTACATGCTAAAACTAAACCACTTAGTTGATGACAAGATGCACGCACGTTCTACCGGCTCTTACAGCCTTGTAACTCAGCAACCACTTGGTGGTAAAGCTCAGTTCGGTGGTCAGCGTTTCGGTGAGATGGAAGTATGGGCACTTGAAGCATATGGTGCTGCATATACTTTACAAGAAATGCTAACCGTTAAGTCGGATGACGTGAACGGTCGTACTAAGATGTATAAGAACATCGTAGATGGCGATCATCGTATGGAACCAGGTATGCCAGAATCATTCAACGTATTGTTGAAAGAAATCCGCTCACTTGGTATCAACATCGAGTTAGAAGACGAAGAATAA
- a CDS encoding acetyltransferase, GNAT family, with protein MNLTLSYLDKLRLPLLHKLYKENYPSGKPKGKEEIVILEEKKRIIGSIRIKTYDDCHFLTGMMIIQEKRQQHLGSYFLSEIAPFLSLRESYCLCEPYLTNFYQQNGFICISHESLPHIITSKYDRYTKDGKKLDVLVYKKSNN; from the coding sequence ATGAATCTAACTCTTTCATACTTAGATAAACTACGTCTTCCTCTCCTTCATAAGCTTTATAAAGAGAATTACCCATCAGGAAAACCTAAAGGAAAAGAGGAAATCGTCATTCTTGAAGAAAAAAAACGAATAATAGGCTCAATTCGTATAAAAACCTATGATGACTGCCACTTTTTAACAGGTATGATGATTATTCAGGAAAAACGTCAACAGCACTTAGGCAGCTACTTTCTTAGCGAAATAGCACCGTTTCTATCGTTGAGAGAGTCTTATTGCTTATGCGAACCTTATCTTACTAACTTTTACCAACAAAATGGGTTTATATGCATTAGCCACGAATCCTTACCTCATATTATTACCTCTAAATATGATCGCTATACAAAAGATGGTAAAAAATTAGATGTTCTTGTATATAAAAAAAGCAACAATTAG
- the murB gene encoding UDP-N-acetylenolpyruvoylglucosamine reductase produces MKILPSKNLKKYNSFALNEEAELILEAESIQDLIDIWSSPEYSTFVKLPLGRGSNTLFCGTFSGIVVLNRIFGKKVKELDNEYLITVSSGEDWPKFVEWCVDNHYYGIENLAMIPGCVGTSPIQNIGAYGIEFKDVCESVEYLNLTTLKVESLSRDECLFDYRDSIFKNELKDNVIITAVTLRLSKSWAPLLSYGPLSVLNSSETTVREVYEAICKIRTEKLPDPALLGNAGSFFKNPIISNEHYSDLTLRFPNMPAYPFGDQKKIAAGWLIDNAGLKGVKINGAQVHKEQALVLINNGTAISSDILTLANHVKTKVFEKYQIELEHEVRFYLGAKETFLSELFNERTC; encoded by the coding sequence ATGAAAATTTTACCAAGTAAAAACTTGAAGAAATATAATAGTTTTGCCTTAAACGAAGAGGCAGAATTGATCTTAGAAGCAGAAAGTATCCAAGACTTGATTGATATTTGGTCAAGCCCTGAATATTCAACATTTGTTAAACTTCCTTTAGGGAGAGGTAGTAATACATTATTTTGTGGTACTTTTAGTGGCATAGTTGTTCTTAATCGTATTTTTGGTAAAAAAGTTAAAGAACTTGATAATGAGTATTTGATTACTGTTTCTAGTGGAGAAGATTGGCCTAAGTTTGTAGAGTGGTGTGTCGATAATCACTACTACGGTATTGAAAATTTAGCAATGATTCCTGGGTGCGTTGGAACTTCCCCTATTCAAAATATTGGTGCTTATGGTATAGAGTTTAAAGATGTTTGTGAATCAGTAGAATATTTAAATCTAACAACGTTAAAAGTTGAAAGTTTAAGTAGAGATGAATGTTTATTTGATTATAGGGATTCGATTTTCAAGAATGAATTGAAAGACAATGTAATTATTACCGCAGTTACATTACGTTTAAGTAAATCTTGGGCGCCATTATTATCATATGGACCATTATCAGTTTTAAATAGTTCAGAAACAACAGTAAGGGAAGTCTATGAGGCAATATGTAAAATCCGCACAGAAAAACTACCAGACCCTGCACTACTAGGGAATGCTGGGAGTTTTTTTAAAAATCCAATCATTTCAAATGAACATTATTCTGATTTAACTTTGCGCTTTCCTAACATGCCGGCATATCCATTTGGTGACCAGAAAAAAATTGCTGCAGGGTGGCTTATTGATAATGCAGGGCTTAAAGGGGTTAAAATTAATGGTGCACAAGTGCATAAAGAGCAAGCTTTAGTATTAATTAATAACGGCACAGCCATATCTTCTGATATTTTGACTTTAGCTAATCACGTGAAAACCAAAGTATTTGAAAAATATCAAATAGAATTAGAGCACGAAGTTCGATTTTACCTTGGCGCGAAAGAAACTTTTTTATCGGAGTTATTTAATGAAAGAACATGCTAA
- the nusG gene encoding transcription antitermination protein NusG: MSEAPKKRWYVVQAFSGFEGRVSQSLREHIKIHNMEELFGEVLVPTEEVVEMRAGQRRKSERKFFPGYVLVQMIMNDESWHLVRSIPRVMGFIGGTSDRPAPITDKEADAILNRLAQASEAPRPKTLFEAGEVVRVTEGPFADFNGTVEEVDYEKSRIKVSVSIFGRATPVELEFSQVEKN, encoded by the coding sequence ATGAGTGAAGCTCCAAAGAAACGTTGGTATGTAGTTCAAGCCTTTTCAGGTTTTGAAGGCCGTGTATCACAATCGTTACGCGAACATATTAAAATTCATAACATGGAAGAGTTATTTGGCGAAGTGCTTGTACCAACTGAAGAAGTGGTAGAAATGCGTGCTGGCCAGCGTCGTAAAAGCGAACGTAAATTTTTCCCTGGTTACGTGTTAGTGCAAATGATCATGAATGATGAATCATGGCACTTGGTACGTAGTATTCCACGTGTTATGGGGTTCATTGGTGGTACTTCAGATCGCCCAGCACCAATTACAGATAAAGAAGCTGATGCTATTTTAAATCGTCTTGCACAAGCGAGTGAAGCCCCTCGTCCTAAGACATTATTTGAAGCTGGTGAAGTGGTTCGTGTTACTGAAGGTCCATTTGCTGACTTTAATGGTACAGTGGAAGAAGTTGATTACGAAAAAAGTCGTATCAAAGTATCTGTTTCTATCTTTGGTCGTGCAACTCCAGTTGAACTAGAGTTTAGCCAAGTAGAAAAAAACTGA
- the rplL gene encoding 50S ribosomal subunit protein L7/L12, producing the protein MSITNEQILDAVAEMSVMQVVELIEAMEEKFGVTAAAAVVAGGAAAEAAEEQTEFDVILTAVGGNKVSVIKAVRGATGLGLKEAKGLVDSAPAALKEGVDKAEAEGLKAQLEEAGATVEIK; encoded by the coding sequence ATGTCTATTACTAACGAGCAAATCCTAGACGCAGTTGCAGAAATGTCTGTAATGCAAGTTGTTGAGCTTATCGAAGCTATGGAAGAAAAATTCGGTGTTACTGCTGCTGCTGCAGTAGTTGCTGGTGGCGCTGCTGCTGAAGCTGCTGAAGAGCAAACTGAATTTGACGTAATCCTAACTGCTGTTGGCGGAAACAAAGTTTCTGTAATCAAAGCAGTACGTGGCGCTACAGGTCTTGGCCTGAAAGAAGCTAAGGGTCTTGTAGACTCAGCTCCTGCTGCACTTAAAGAAGGCGTTGATAAAGCTGAAGCTGAAGGCCTTAAAGCACAGCTTGAAGAAGCTGGTGCAACTGTTGAAATCAAGTAA
- the rplA gene encoding 50S ribosomal protein L1 translates to MAKLTKRMRNIREKVEVTKDYEINEAVALLKELATAKFNESVDVAINLGIDARKSDQNVRGATVLPHGTGRDIRVAVFTQGANAEAAKEAGADLVGMEDLAELVKKGEMNFDVVVASPDAMRVVGQLGTILGPRGLMPNPKVGTVTPNVAQAVKNAKAGQVRYRNDKNGIIHTTIGKVDFDGAQLKENLESLLVALKKAKPTSAKGVFLKKVSISTTMGAGVSLDQATLDTATN, encoded by the coding sequence ATGGCTAAACTTACTAAGCGTATGCGTAATATCCGCGAAAAAGTGGAAGTTACTAAAGACTACGAAATCAACGAAGCTGTTGCTCTTCTTAAAGAACTAGCTACCGCTAAATTCAATGAAAGTGTTGATGTTGCTATCAACCTTGGCATTGATGCACGTAAATCAGACCAAAACGTACGTGGTGCAACAGTACTACCTCACGGTACTGGTCGTGATATCCGTGTTGCTGTGTTCACTCAAGGTGCAAACGCAGAAGCAGCTAAAGAAGCTGGCGCTGATCTAGTAGGCATGGAAGATCTTGCTGAACTAGTTAAGAAAGGCGAAATGAACTTTGACGTTGTTGTTGCTTCTCCAGATGCAATGCGCGTTGTTGGTCAACTAGGTACAATCCTAGGTCCTCGCGGTCTTATGCCAAACCCTAAAGTTGGTACTGTAACTCCTAATGTTGCTCAAGCAGTTAAAAATGCGAAAGCTGGTCAGGTTCGTTACCGTAACGACAAAAACGGCATCATCCACACTACTATCGGTAAAGTGGATTTTGATGGCGCTCAACTTAAAGAGAACTTAGAATCTCTTCTAGTTGCACTTAAGAAAGCAAAACCAACTTCAGCGAAAGGTGTTTTTCTGAAGAAGGTAAGCATCTCAACTACAATGGGTGCTGGCGTATCTCTAGATCAAGCGACTCTAGATACTGCTACAAACTAA
- the rplK gene encoding 50S ribosomal protein L11, whose translation MAKKVEAYIKLQVAAGMANPSPPVGPALGQHGVNIMEFCKAFNARTESVEKGLPTPVVISVYNDRSFTFITKTPPAAVLLKKAAGVKSGSGRPNTEKVGTITDAQVQEIAETKAADMTGADIEAMKRSIAGTARSMGLVVEG comes from the coding sequence ATGGCTAAGAAAGTTGAAGCTTATATCAAACTGCAAGTTGCAGCAGGTATGGCGAACCCAAGTCCACCAGTTGGTCCTGCTCTAGGTCAACACGGTGTTAATATCATGGAATTCTGTAAAGCGTTTAACGCAAGAACAGAATCTGTTGAGAAAGGTCTACCTACTCCAGTTGTTATCTCTGTATACAACGACCGTTCTTTCACGTTTATTACTAAGACTCCACCTGCTGCTGTTCTTCTTAAGAAAGCTGCTGGCGTTAAGTCTGGTTCTGGTCGTCCAAACACTGAGAAAGTTGGTACTATTACTGACGCTCAAGTACAAGAGATCGCAGAAACTAAAGCTGCGGACATGACTGGTGCTGACATTGAAGCTATGAAGCGTTCAATTGCTGGTACTGCTCGTTCAATGGGTCTAGTGGTAGAGGGTTAA
- the secE gene encoding preprotein translocase sece subunit: MKTNTETTETSGAVDTVKWLLVLVLLSAAVIGNYLLADLSVVIRAAGVVALIAAAGGIAAFTAKGQTAIAFARESRMEVRKVVWPTRQETTQTTFIVLAVCIVMALILWGIDGIMVRLIGLITGV, translated from the coding sequence ATGAAAACAAATACTGAGACGACAGAAACTTCAGGCGCAGTTGATACAGTTAAGTGGTTACTAGTTCTAGTACTACTTTCTGCTGCGGTTATAGGTAATTATTTACTAGCTGATTTGTCTGTTGTTATTCGAGCTGCCGGTGTAGTTGCATTGATTGCTGCTGCTGGTGGTATTGCTGCCTTCACAGCAAAAGGTCAAACTGCAATTGCATTTGCTCGCGAATCAAGAATGGAAGTACGTAAAGTTGTTTGGCCTACACGCCAAGAAACAACACAAACAACTTTCATTGTTCTTGCTGTATGTATCGTAATGGCTCTGATTTTATGGGGTATTGATGGTATTATGGTTAGACTAATTGGCTTAATCACAGGTGTTTGA